From Perognathus longimembris pacificus isolate PPM17 chromosome 4, ASM2315922v1, whole genome shotgun sequence, one genomic window encodes:
- the Chpf gene encoding LOW QUALITY PROTEIN: chondroitin sulfate synthase 2 (The sequence of the model RefSeq protein was modified relative to this genomic sequence to represent the inferred CDS: deleted 1 base in 1 codon), whose amino-acid sequence MRASLLLSVLRPAGPVAVGISLGFTLSLLSVTWVEEPCGPGPPQPGDSELPPRGNTNAARRPNSVQPGAERERPGAGEGTGENWEPRVLPYHPAQPGQAAKKAVRTRYISTELGIRQRLLVAVLTSQATLHTLGVAVNRTLGHRLERVVFLTGTRGRRIPSGMAVVTLGEERPIGHLHLALRHLLEQHGDDFDWFFLVPDAAYTDAHELARLTGHLSLATATHLYLGRPQDFIGGEPTPGRYCHGGFGVLLSRTLLQQLRSHLEGCRNDIVSARPDEWLGRCILDATGVGCTGDHEGVHYSYLELSPGEPVKDGDPRFRSALTAYPVRDPVHMYQLHKAFARAELECTYKEIQELQWEIQNTSRLAADGERAAAWPVGIPAPSRPASRFEVLRWDYFTEQHAFSCADGSPRCPLHGADRADVADVLGAALEELNRRYHPVLQLQMQHLVNGYRRFDPARGMEYMLDLQLEALTPQGGRRPLTHRVQLLRPLSRVEILPVPYVTEASRLTVLLPLAAAECDLAPGFLEAFATAALEPGDAAALTLLLLYEPRQAQRAAHADVFAPVKAHVAELERRFPGARVPWLSVQTAAPSPLRLMDLLSKKHPLDTLFLLAGPDTVLTPDFLNRCRMHAISGWQAFFPMHFQAFHPAVAPPQGPGPPELGRDTGHFDRQAASEACFYNSDYVAARGRLAAASEQEEELLENLDVYELFLRFSSLHVLRAVEPALLQHYRAQPCSARLSEDLYHRCRQSMLEGLGSRTQLAMLLFEQEQGNST is encoded by the exons ATGCGGGCGTCGCTATTGCTGTCGGTGCTGCGGCCCGCAGGGCCCGTGGCCGTGGGCATCTCCCTGGGCTTCACCCTGAGCCTGCTCAGCGTCACCTGGGTGGAGGAGCCGTGCGGCCCGGGGCCGCCCCAACCCGGAGATTCTGAGCTGCCGCCGCGCGGCAACACCAACGCGGCGCGCCGGCCCAACTCGGTGCAGCCTGGAGCGGAGCGCGAGAGGCCCGGGGCCGGCGAAGGCACCGGGGAGAACTGGGAGCCGCGTGTCTTGCCCTACCATCCGGCACAACCGGGCCAGGCCGCCAAGAAGGCCGTCAG GACTCGATACATCAGCACAGAGCTGGGCATCAGGCAGAGGCTGCTGGTGGCAGTGCTGACCTCACAGGCCACATTGCACACACTGGGTGTGGCTGTGAATCGAACTCTGGGGCACCGGCTAGAACGCGTGGTGTTCCTGACAGGCACTCGGGGTCGTCGGATACCTTCAGGCATGGCCGTGGTAACACTGGGTGAGGAGCGGCCCATCGGACACCTGCACCTGGCATTGCGCCACCTGCTGGAGCAGCACGGAGATGACTTTGATTGGTTCTTCCTAGTGCCTGATGCCGCCTACACTGACGCTCATGAACTGGCACGCTTAACCGGCCACCTCAGTCTGGCCACTGCTACCCATCTCTATCTTGGCCGGCCCCAGGACTTCATCGGTGGGGAACCCACCCCAGGCCGTTATTGCCATGGAGGCTTTGGGGTGCTGTTGTCACGCACCCTGCTACAGCAGCTGCGCTCCCACCTGGAAGGCTGCCGCAATGACATTGTCAGTGCGCGCCCCGATGAGTGGCTGGGGCGCTGCATCCTGGATGCTACTGGAGTGGGCTGCACTGGGGACCACGAG GGGGTGCACTATAGCTATCTGGAGCTGAGCCCTGGGGAGCCTGTGAAAGATGGGGACCCTCGTTTCCGAAGTGCCCTGACAGCCTACCCTGTCCGTGACCCCGTTCACATGTACCAGCTGCACAAGGCTTTTGCCCGCGCAGAGCTGGAGTGCACATACAAGGAGATCCAGGAGTTGCAG TGGGAGATCCAGAACACCAGCCGCCTGGCCGCCGATGGAGAACGGGCTGCCGCCTGGCCGGTGGGCATCCCCGCACCGTCCCGCCCCGCCTCACGGTTTGAAGTCCTTCGCTGGGACTATTTCACAGAGCAGCACGCCTTCTCCTGTGCCGATGGCTCGCCGCGCTGTCCCCTGCATGGGGCGGACCGGGCAGACGTGGCGGACGTTCTGGGAGCGGCCCTGGAGGAGCTCAATCGCCGCTACCACCCGGTCCTGCAACTCCAGATGCAGCATCTGGTTAACGGCTACCGTCGCTTTGACCCAGCCAGGGGCATGGAGTACATGCTGGACTTGCAGCTGGAGGCCCTGACC CCCCAGGGTGGCCGCCGGCCCCTCACCCACCGGGTGCAGCTCCTCCGGCCCCTGAGCCGCGTGGAGATCTTGCCTGTGCCCTACGTCACCGAGGCCTCGCGTCTCACGGTGCTGCTGCCTCTGGCTGCAGCCGAGTGTGATCTGGCTCCCGGCTTCTTGGAGGCCTTTGCCACGGCAGCCCTGGAGCCTGGGGACGCGGCAGCCCTGACCCTGCTGCTGCTGTATGAGCCGCGCCAGGCCCAGCGGGCAGCCCACGCGGATGTCTTCGCACCCGTCAAGGCCCACGTGGCAGAGCTAGAGCGGCGTTTCCCCGGTGCCCGGGTGCCCTGGCTCAGCGTGCAGACGGCCGCACCTTCCCCACTGCGCCTCATGGATCTACTGTCCAAGAAGCACCCGCTGGACACACTGTTCCTGCTGGCCGGGCCAGACACGGTGCTCACCCCTGACTTCCTGAATCGCTGCCGCATGCACGCCATCTCCGGCTGGCAGGCCTTCTTTCCCATGCACTTCCAAGCCTTCCACCCCGCCGTTGCTCCCCCACAGGGGCCTGGGCCCCCAGAGCTGGGCCGTGACACCGGCCATTTTGATCGCCAAGCGGCCAGCGAGGCCTGCTTCTACAACTCAGACTATGTGGCGGCCCGCGGGCGGCTGGCCGCGGCCtcggagcaggaggaggagctgctGGAGAACCTGGATGTGTACGAGCTGTTCCTGCGGTTCTCCAGCCTGCACGTGCTGCGCGCCGTGGAGCCCGCCCTGCTGCAGCACTACCGGGCCCAGCCATGCAGCGCGCGGCTCAGCGAGGATCTGTACCACCGCTGCCGCCAGAGCATGCTGGAGGGCCTCGGCTCCCGAACCCAGCTCGCCATGCTGCTCTTCGAGCAAGAGCAGGGCAATAGCacctga
- the Tmem198 gene encoding transmembrane protein 198: MPGTMETLRFQLLPPEPDDAFWGAPCEQPLERRYQALPALVCIMCCLFGIVYCFFGYRCFKAVLFLTGLLFGSVVIFLLCYRERVLETQLSAGASAGIALGIGLLCGLVAMLVRSVGLFLVGLLLGLLLAAAALLGSAPYYQPGSVWGPLGLLLGGGLLCALLTLRWPRLLTTLATAVTGAALIATAADYFAELLLLGRYVVERLRAAVVPPLCWRSWALLALWPLLSLMGVLVQWRVTTERDSHTEVVISRQRRRVQLMRIRQQEERKEKRRKKRPPRAPPRGARAPPRPGPPDPPYRRRPVPIKRFNGDVLSPSYIQSFRDRQTGSSLSSFMASPTDTDYDYGSQGPLTACSGPPVRV, from the exons ATGCCAGGCACTATGGAGACACTGCGGTTCCAGCTGCTACCCCCTGAACCAGATGATGCCTTCTGGGGTGCACCCTGTGAACAGCCCCTGGAACGCAGATACCAGGCACTGCCAGCTCTCGTCTGCATCATGTGCTGTTTGTTTGGAATCGTCTACTGCTTTTTcg GTTACCGTTGCTTCAAGGCAGTGCTCTTCCTCACGGGGTTGCTGTTTGGCTCGGTGGTCATCTTCCTGCTCTGCTACCGAGAGCGGGTGCTGGAGACGCAGCTGAGTGCCGGGGCAAGCGCAGGCATCGCCCTGGGCATCGGGCTGCTCTGCGGGCTGGTGGCCATGCTGGTGCGCAGCGTGGGCCTCTTCCTGGTGGGGCTGCTGCTGGGGCTGCtgctcgccgccgccgccctgcTGGGCTCTGCACCCTACTACCAGCCGGGCTCCGTGTGGGGCCCGCTggggctgctgctggggggcGGCCTGCTCTGTGCCCTCCTGACGCTGCGGTGGCCTCGCCTACTCACCACCCTGGCCACTGCCGTGACGGGGGCGGCGCTCATCGCCACCGCGGCGGACTACTTTGCTGAGCTGCTACTGCTGGGCCGTTACGTGGTGGAGCGACTGCGGGCTGCTGTGGTACCCCCCCTCTGCTGGCGGAGCTGGGCCCTGCTGGCGCTCTGGCCCCTGCTCAGCCTGATGGGCGTGCTGGTGCAGTGGCGGGTGACCACCGAGAGGGACTCCCACACAGAAG TGGTCATCAGCCGGCAGAGAAGACGTGTGCAGCTGATGCGGATTCGGCAGCAGGAAGAGCGCAAGGAAAAACGGAGGAAGAAGAGACCCCCTCGGGCTCCCCCCAGAGGGGCTCGGGCTCCTCCAAGGCCTGGACCCCCTGACCCTCCTTATAGACGCAGGCCAGTGCCCATTAAACGCTTCAATGGAGATGTCCTCTCTCCG AGCTACATCCAGAGTTTCCGGGACCGGCAGACAGGGAGCTCCTTGAGCTCATTCATGGCCTCACCCACAGATACAGACTATGACTATGGATCCCAGGGGCCACTGACAGCCTGCTCAGGCCCTCCTGTGCGGGTGTAA